One Verrucomicrobiota bacterium DNA segment encodes these proteins:
- a CDS encoding DUF2490 domain-containing protein, giving the protein MRKIPLHTHTLLLLIFLGMNVQAGSGFESWLNISLGQRLDYGLEAKVETEQWFASESPTYKHIEIMPQLIWHYSPRYDFTVGYAYDWTQQSNRMITVGNSGFFDTTVKIPFQRFNLSSRQRLQFGTEATEEDQNGFVALYRPKTVLEYEMPWLPLRLMPFVADEVFFDMNTGVLLENRAQIGVAYRINKSWRIEVYGMRVDQWDMTGENSNFPVAGLNFAMQF; this is encoded by the coding sequence ATGCGGAAAATCCCCCTTCACACTCATACCCTGTTATTATTGATATTCCTCGGTATGAATGTACAAGCGGGAAGCGGGTTTGAATCTTGGTTAAATATCTCACTGGGGCAACGATTGGATTATGGACTTGAGGCCAAAGTCGAAACTGAACAATGGTTCGCCAGTGAGTCTCCCACTTATAAACATATTGAAATCATGCCCCAACTCATCTGGCATTATTCACCCCGTTATGATTTCACTGTTGGTTATGCGTATGATTGGACACAACAATCAAATCGCATGATCACCGTCGGCAACAGCGGCTTCTTCGACACAACTGTCAAAATTCCATTCCAAAGATTCAACCTCAGTTCACGGCAAAGATTACAGTTCGGGACGGAAGCCACCGAGGAGGACCAAAACGGATTTGTCGCCCTTTACCGACCCAAAACTGTTCTCGAATATGAAATGCCTTGGTTACCCCTACGCCTGATGCCGTTTGTGGCTGATGAGGTTTTTTTCGATATGAATACAGGGGTACTTCTTGAAAATAGGGCTCAAATCGGGGTCGCCTACCGTATCAATAAATCGTGGCGAATAGAAGTTTATGGTATGCGAGTGGACCAGTGGGATATGACGGGGGAAAATAGCAACTTCCCGGTCGCAGGACTGAACTTCGCAATGCAATTTTAA